CAGCCGGCGAACGCATCGTCGAGCAAGCTGGTGTCGATCATCGACTCGGCACTGGGAAGGTTCTCGATGCCTGTCAGAGCCAGGACGTCCCACATGGTGGACGCCATGAGATCGAAGTCCATCTGGAAAAGACCCTTCTCGTCGGTGAGGCTGCTCGTCATCAGAGGTACCTGAGCGTCATGTACGGGCCGCTGGAACGAGATGTCCATGCCGATCTCGGCCCCTCCCCACTTGTTCATCATGAGGTCGATGGCGGCATCCGGATCGGCGAAGGCCGCTTCCCAGCCCTTGATCATCGCCCGCAGGAATCCCACCATCGCATCGCGGTTGGCGTCCAGGAAGCTTCGGTTGACGAACGCCAGGTCGTGATACATCTGCATGCCCAGGTCGGCATAGGACACGGCCACGTTGTCGATGCCCATGAAGTCGAGAATGACGGGGTGGCTGTTCATGTAGTTGATCTGGCCACGCACCAAGCCTTCAGCGACCGGTGACGGGTCGTAACCAACCGGGACCATGTCGTAACACCCGGCCTCCAGCCCGTTGAGGGTCAGCAGCGCGTCGAGTTGGACTATGTCACCGGGGGTGGCCCCGATCTTGCTGCCGCATATGTCGTTCGCAGTCAGGATCGGGTCCGAGGCCAGGGAACTGATCCCCAGGATGCCCTCTTGAAGCCTTGTCCCGAAGATCACGAACTCATCGCCCTGTGACACTGCATCGGCAATGATGGCCAGACCTCCGAAGCCGATGTCCGCAGCTCCCCCGGCCAGGATCTGGACGGGATGCGGCACGTTCGGGCCGCCGTACTCGAACTCGGCCACTACGTTCTCCTCGGTGAAGAACCCCAATTCGTCCGCCATGTAAAGCCCCAGGAATCCTGGATCCGCCGTCCAGTTCAGCCGGACACGGATGACCGTCGGTTCCATGGGAGCTTCCGTGGTCGGCGCCGCCGTGGTATCAGGCGCCGCAGTTGTCGCGGGCGCGGCCGTCGTATCAGGCGCGGCTGTCGTTGCCGGAGCGGCCGTCGTTGCCGGGGCCGCGGTCGTGGCGGGCGCAGCCGTCGTGGCGGCAGGCTCGTCATCCCCGCACGCGGCCGCCAGCAAGGCCAATACGAGAATCATCCCGCCTAGTCGTGATCTACGTGAGTACCGCAATGGTCTCCTCCTACTTCGCCTCGGATGCTTCAGTCTGCCACCCCTAGTGGGGGAATGCACCTGGTTTTGTCCACGCCGAGTACGGCAGGAGGCCGGTACTGCCTAGAGCATCCGCTGCTGCCCGCGCTCCTCGAGCCGGCTGGCGCCGACGTATACGACCACCGACAGGACGACTATTACCACCGCGGAGCCCCAGGCCCGAGCCATTTCGAGACCGCCGTACGAGAGAGCGAATAGCCACC
The sequence above is a segment of the bacterium genome. Coding sequences within it:
- a CDS encoding ABC transporter substrate-binding protein; its protein translation is MILVLALLAAACGDDEPAATTAAPATTAAPATTAAPATTAAPDTTAAPATTAAPDTTAAPTTEAPMEPTVIRVRLNWTADPGFLGLYMADELGFFTEENVVAEFEYGGPNVPHPVQILAGGAADIGFGGLAIIADAVSQGDEFVIFGTRLQEGILGISSLASDPILTANDICGSKIGATPGDIVQLDALLTLNGLEAGCYDMVPVGYDPSPVAEGLVRGQINYMNSHPVILDFMGIDNVAVSYADLGMQMYHDLAFVNRSFLDANRDAMVGFLRAMIKGWEAAFADPDAAIDLMMNKWGGAEIGMDISFQRPVHDAQVPLMTSSLTDEKGLFQMDFDLMASTMWDVLALTGIENLPSAESMIDTSLLDDAFAGCGASLLEC